One Mustelus asterias chromosome 27, sMusAst1.hap1.1, whole genome shotgun sequence DNA segment encodes these proteins:
- the LOC144480017 gene encoding ATP-sensitive inward rectifier potassium channel 1-like, which yields MFKYLRRRFTRNLTERNRQRARLVSKDGRCNIEFGNIKEHSRIGFLVDIWTTVLDLKWRYQMTIFISAFLGSWFLFGLLWYAVAYIHKDLPEFSPTENHMPCVQNINGLTSAFLFSLETQVTIGYGFRCVTEQCGEAIFLLVTQSILGVIINSFMCGAILAKISRPKKRAKTITFSKSAVISKRGGKLCLLIRVANLRKSLLIGSHIYGKLLKTTVTLEGETIIMDQVNIDFIVDAGNENLFFISPLTIYHIIDKTSPFYEMSAETIKQQDFELVVFLDGTIEATSATCQVRTSYVPEEVFWGYRFAPIVSKSKEGKYRVDFSNFGKTLQVDTPHCAYCLQTEKEAKLKEKEAYDNPAFQLNEVNETKM from the coding sequence ATGTTCAAATACCTCcgcaggagattcaccagaaaccTAACAGAGCGTAATCGTCAGAGAGCTCGGCTCGTCTCCAAAGATGGGAGGTGTAACATAGAGTTTGGAAACATCAAAGAGCATTCAAGGATTGGCTTCCTCGTAGATATTTGGACAACTGTCCTTGACCTTAAGTGGAGGTATCAGATGACCATCTTTATTTCAGCCTTTCTGGGAAGTTGGTTCCTCTTTGGCTTGCTGTGGTACGCTGTTGCATACATACACAAGGACCTTCCGGAATTTTCACCCACTGAGAATCATATGCCTTGTGTGCAGAACATCAATGGGCTGACATCTGCCTTTCTCTTCTCACTGGAGACTCAGGTCACGATTGGTTATGGCTTCCGATGTGTGACGGAGCAGTGCGGTGAAGCCATATTCCTCCTGGTCACTCAATCCATCCTCGGTGTCATCATTAATTCCTTCATGTGCGGTGCCATCTTGGCCAAGATCTCCAGACCAAAGAAAAGAGCCAAAACCATCACGTTCAGCAAGAGCGCCGTCATCAGCAAGCGCGGCGGCAAACTCTGCCTCCTGATTCGAGTAGCCAACCTCAGGAAAAGCCTTCTGATTGGCAGCCATATTTACGGAAAACTCTTGAAAACCACAGTGACCCTGGAGGGCGAGACCATCATAATGGATCAAGTCAACATTGATTTTATTGTTGATGCTGGGAATGAGAATCTGTTCTTCATATCTCCTCTCACTATCTATCACATCATTGACAAAACCAGTCCCTTTTACGAGATGTCAGCCGAGACCATCAAGCAGCAAGACTTTGAGCTGGTGGTCTTTTTGGATGGCACAATAGAAGCCACCAGTGCCACCTGCCAGGTGAGAACCTCTTACGTCCCAGAGGAGGTATTCTGGGGCTACAGATTCGCCCCCATTGTCTCCAAATCTAAAGAAGGGAAATACAGAGTTGATTTCTCTAACTTTGGTAAGACTCTGCAGGTGGACACTCCGCATTGTGCCTATTGCCTGCAGACTGAGAAAGAAGCTAAGCTCAAAGAAAAGGAAGCTTACGACAACCCTGCATTCCAACTCAACGAGGTCAATGAGACCAAAATGTAA